One window from the genome of Marinobacter sp. ANT_B65 encodes:
- a CDS encoding wax ester/triacylglycerol synthase family O-acyltransferase, which produces MRQLTELDASFLNRESAKAPMHIESIYLFDASEQETPLAFSSFAAYLRSRLHALPVFRQRLKEIPLRLGRPYWIDDAHFRLERHLAHVRLSENSREASLMTLASRILEEPLKRDRPLWHITFVDGFRLDDRNSNDKAGPEGFALIVKLHHAAIDAFSGEEIISKLLEYTQEPQPISPPRPWQSRPEPSEERILIQAGANMLRTPWRFASSAAGAIETKVRSLIQKQLLKTPLPGPLFSASHSPLSRQITANRHIISVKIKLSRLKAVKATLAGNITLNDVVLGLCAETLKRYLNEQRAGSGQSLIAMTPISVRSDTLRRTTGNQMAAMLLDLATNEPDPALRIYRIHSNAVASRPYRDAIAADRLTELLPSSMLALSARLYSELQISKRYRPAFNLPITNVPGPQVPLYLRGAKLAQQYNAAPLFDGMGLVIIAVSYQGSLTLNFTLCPDVVVRGDSLRNHVNESLEAIVDAASALKPEVVHTPFTTPRSQTPTDDEKSLPESALKKPKGRFRR; this is translated from the coding sequence ATGCGGCAGCTAACCGAACTGGACGCCTCCTTCCTGAACCGAGAATCGGCGAAAGCACCGATGCATATCGAAAGCATCTACCTCTTCGATGCCAGCGAGCAGGAAACGCCTCTGGCATTCAGTAGTTTTGCCGCCTATCTTCGGAGCCGCCTGCACGCATTGCCTGTTTTCCGGCAGCGCCTGAAAGAAATTCCCCTGCGTCTCGGCCGACCATACTGGATTGATGATGCTCACTTCAGACTCGAAAGACACCTGGCCCACGTCAGGCTCAGCGAAAACAGCAGAGAGGCCAGCCTGATGACGCTTGCATCGAGGATTCTTGAAGAGCCATTAAAAAGGGATCGCCCGCTCTGGCATATAACATTCGTAGACGGTTTTCGGCTGGATGACAGAAACAGTAATGACAAAGCAGGCCCTGAAGGTTTCGCGCTCATCGTCAAACTGCATCACGCAGCCATTGACGCCTTCAGCGGCGAGGAAATCATCAGTAAACTGCTGGAATATACACAGGAGCCTCAGCCCATAAGCCCGCCACGACCCTGGCAATCGAGACCGGAACCATCAGAAGAACGAATACTGATCCAGGCCGGCGCCAATATGTTGCGCACTCCCTGGCGATTCGCATCCTCGGCCGCAGGCGCCATAGAGACGAAGGTCCGGAGCCTGATCCAGAAGCAACTGTTAAAAACCCCCTTGCCAGGCCCACTGTTTTCCGCCTCTCACAGCCCGCTAAGCCGACAAATCACAGCCAATCGCCACATCATATCCGTTAAAATCAAATTATCCCGTCTCAAAGCAGTCAAGGCCACGCTGGCTGGCAATATCACACTGAATGATGTGGTACTGGGGCTCTGCGCAGAAACACTGAAGCGATATCTGAACGAGCAGCGAGCAGGGTCAGGCCAGTCTCTGATTGCCATGACACCTATTTCAGTACGCTCTGACACGCTGCGCAGAACCACAGGGAACCAGATGGCCGCCATGCTGCTGGATCTTGCCACAAACGAACCCGATCCGGCCCTGCGCATTTACAGAATCCACAGTAATGCAGTGGCATCCAGGCCATACCGGGATGCGATCGCCGCAGACAGGCTAACGGAGCTATTACCCTCCAGCATGCTGGCATTGTCTGCACGTCTGTATTCGGAGTTGCAGATTTCCAAGCGCTACCGACCAGCATTCAACCTGCCCATTACCAACGTACCCGGCCCTCAGGTGCCCCTCTACCTGCGGGGCGCGAAACTTGCGCAACAATACAATGCTGCGCCGCTATTCGATGGGATGGGTCTCGTTATAATTGCCGTGAGTTATCAAGGTAGCCTGACACTCAACTTTACCCTCTGCCCCGATGTCGTAGTCCGGGGCGACTCACTCCGGAATCATGTTAATGAAAGCCTGGAGGCCATAGTAGACGCCGCCAGCGCATTGAAACCAGAGGTGGTACACACCCCTTTCACAACGCCCCGGAGCCAGACACCGACAGACGATGAAAAGAGCCTGCCAGAGAGTGCGCTAAAGAAACCTAAAGGTCGCTTCAGGCGCTAA
- a CDS encoding phosphatidylglycerophosphatase A: MSQEDQWPEPDLPQAILPPGFLKNPVHLLAFGFGSGAAPRAPGTWGSLAAIPIWYGFAWLPPVAYWLVVALAFVVGIWLCGKTADDLKVHDHGGIVWDEFVGMWIALGLFPDQIYGVLLAFLLFRFFDVLKPWPINWLDERLPGGLGIMVDDVVAGIMSLLCLLAIDTWLMPYIL, translated from the coding sequence ATGAGCCAGGAAGATCAGTGGCCTGAGCCGGATTTACCTCAGGCTATCCTGCCGCCGGGGTTTCTGAAAAACCCTGTACACCTGTTGGCGTTCGGGTTCGGTAGCGGTGCTGCGCCCCGGGCTCCGGGTACCTGGGGTAGCCTGGCCGCAATTCCCATATGGTACGGGTTTGCCTGGCTGCCTCCGGTCGCCTACTGGCTTGTTGTTGCACTGGCCTTTGTGGTGGGTATCTGGCTTTGTGGAAAAACAGCGGACGACCTGAAAGTACATGACCATGGAGGGATAGTGTGGGATGAGTTTGTGGGAATGTGGATCGCCCTCGGGCTTTTCCCGGACCAGATCTATGGTGTGTTGCTGGCTTTCCTGTTGTTCAGGTTTTTTGATGTCCTCAAGCCCTGGCCTATTAACTGGCTGGATGAGCGCTTGCCTGGTGGGCTGGGGATTATGGTAGACGATGTGGTTGCGGGCATTATGTCACTATTGTGTCTGCTCGCCATTGATACCTGGCTGATGCCATACATTCTTTAA
- a CDS encoding glutathione S-transferase family protein, whose translation MGLLVDGKWHDQWYDTGKTGGRFERDAARFRNWVTVDGSPGLTGEGGFKAESGRYHLYVSLACPWAHRTMIFRKLKGLEAHVSVSVVHPDMLEDGWEFRPGEEGGRDDLYDFRFLRQIYTKAAPEYTGRVTVPVLWDKHRQTIVSNESADIIRMFNCEFDSLDGVRSDLDYYPEALRADIDAVNERVYHTVNNGVYKAGFATVQAQYENAYSDLFDTMDWLEARLSRQRYLMGDRVTEADWRLFTTLVRFDAVYYGHFKCNRQPVSDFPALSGYLRELYQMPGVAGTVNIDQVKRHYYVSQRTINPVQIVPVGPRLDFSAPHGRSGLS comes from the coding sequence GTGGGCCTTCTCGTCGATGGTAAGTGGCATGATCAGTGGTATGACACCGGCAAGACCGGCGGCAGGTTTGAGCGTGATGCGGCGCGGTTCCGGAACTGGGTGACCGTGGATGGCTCGCCGGGGCTGACGGGTGAGGGGGGCTTTAAAGCTGAGTCAGGACGTTACCATCTCTATGTTTCTCTGGCTTGTCCCTGGGCCCATCGTACGATGATTTTCCGGAAACTGAAGGGGCTTGAGGCTCATGTTTCGGTGTCGGTTGTGCATCCGGATATGCTGGAGGATGGCTGGGAATTCCGCCCGGGAGAAGAGGGGGGCAGGGATGATTTGTACGACTTCCGCTTTTTGCGTCAGATCTATACGAAAGCGGCGCCTGAGTATACGGGGCGAGTGACAGTTCCGGTTTTGTGGGATAAACACAGGCAGACCATTGTCAGTAATGAGTCGGCTGATATTATCCGGATGTTTAACTGTGAATTTGACAGCCTGGATGGTGTTCGCAGCGATTTGGATTACTATCCAGAGGCGTTGCGTGCAGACATCGATGCAGTGAATGAACGTGTGTATCACACAGTTAATAATGGTGTTTATAAGGCAGGCTTTGCGACGGTTCAGGCACAGTATGAGAATGCGTATTCTGATCTGTTTGACACTATGGACTGGCTGGAGGCGCGGTTGTCACGGCAGCGTTATCTGATGGGTGATCGTGTTACTGAAGCCGATTGGCGCTTGTTTACAACACTGGTCCGGTTTGATGCTGTGTACTATGGGCACTTTAAATGCAATCGCCAGCCAGTGAGCGATTTTCCTGCTCTTTCAGGGTATTTGCGCGAGTTGTATCAGATGCCTGGTGTGGCTGGTACGGTGAATATTGACCAGGTCAAACGCCACTATTACGTGAGTCAGCGTACCATTAACCCCGTGCAGATTGTTCCGGTGGGGCCGCGGCTGGATTTCAGCGCGCCCCACGGTCGGAGCGGCCTTAGCTGA
- the thiL gene encoding thiamine-phosphate kinase: protein MGEFELIRQYFMPLARLHGAHSILVGPGDDCAVQRVPSDSDLVFSIDTLVEGVHFPLDYRPDYLGWRALAVATSDLAAMGAEPVSYTLALTLPEADEAWLCSFASGLGKAADAFGLILAGGDTTRGPLVLSLQVHGLVPRGAAILRSGARPGDLVVVSGTLGDAGAALGYLESRSDVDAQSSFADEAFVLERYHHPLPRLGLGAGLRGLATSAIDISDGLLADLGHILEASSVGANIERARVPVSAALTRLKGVESLDYALHSGDDYELCATIPESAWMGASSSLKQQFTVIGVVEAAPGLRLDGDTVVSESGAVGFDHFRREL, encoded by the coding sequence ATGGGCGAATTTGAGCTGATTCGGCAGTATTTTATGCCTCTGGCCCGATTGCACGGCGCTCACTCTATTCTTGTGGGGCCGGGTGACGACTGTGCTGTCCAACGGGTTCCTTCAGATTCTGATCTGGTTTTTTCCATAGATACACTGGTTGAGGGCGTGCATTTCCCGCTTGATTACCGCCCTGACTACCTTGGCTGGAGAGCGCTTGCGGTAGCCACCAGTGATCTTGCTGCTATGGGTGCTGAACCGGTTTCCTATACTCTTGCGCTGACCCTGCCCGAGGCTGATGAGGCCTGGTTGTGCAGCTTTGCCTCCGGGCTGGGGAAAGCTGCGGACGCATTCGGGCTTATACTTGCAGGTGGTGACACAACCCGGGGTCCTCTGGTGTTGAGTCTGCAGGTGCATGGTCTGGTTCCGCGAGGGGCTGCCATTCTTCGTTCCGGGGCCAGGCCAGGCGACCTTGTGGTGGTATCCGGTACTCTGGGTGATGCCGGGGCTGCGCTGGGCTATCTTGAGTCCCGGAGCGACGTCGACGCACAAAGTTCCTTTGCTGATGAGGCGTTTGTGCTGGAACGTTACCACCATCCCTTGCCAAGACTGGGGTTGGGGGCTGGTCTGAGAGGCCTTGCGACCTCTGCTATTGATATATCAGATGGTTTGCTGGCAGATCTGGGGCATATTCTAGAGGCCTCCTCGGTTGGCGCGAATATCGAGCGTGCCAGGGTGCCTGTTTCGGCTGCACTGACCCGCTTGAAGGGTGTTGAGTCCCTCGATTATGCGCTGCATTCCGGGGATGACTACGAGCTTTGCGCAACGATCCCTGAATCAGCCTGGATGGGGGCGTCATCATCACTGAAGCAGCAGTTCACGGTTATTGGTGTGGTTGAAGCGGCACCGGGGTTGCGACTTGATGGCGATACTGTAGTTTCGGAATCTGGTGCCGTTGGCTTTGATCACTTCAGGAGAGAATTATGA
- a CDS encoding DUF6316 family protein, with translation MNVHVRSGEEGRAPFRSNRFFCVGNRWYFTTREGFDSGPFASRERAETGLKRFLHVVRLLPEEPKVH, from the coding sequence ATGAACGTTCATGTCAGATCGGGAGAAGAGGGCCGCGCGCCCTTTCGCAGCAATCGGTTCTTCTGTGTCGGAAACAGGTGGTATTTCACTACTCGAGAAGGCTTTGACAGCGGCCCCTTCGCTTCCAGGGAACGGGCTGAAACCGGGCTGAAGCGTTTTCTGCACGTAGTCAGACTGCTCCCTGAGGAACCGAAGGTGCATTGA
- a CDS encoding DUF2057 family protein: protein MSISHVLRLSRLKLNHSGWCFRLIRALLPVALLGLLVGCSSAVTKLETWEGNPATAVNASTLKAPGAISVSQVNGRAMTNYMMDDLALDYALLPGENEVVFTYKTIWAKPGVVGNGESKVYVIESEPQVVRFEASPDETYRFEFDKPETRRQAEQMMPEFSASIVSADGGILATSSDWSPSDSTLTVRTPVPGDPGADDGALSDSDMSSLNRLKAVWATANDEEKKAFLRWAFE from the coding sequence ATGAGTATCAGTCACGTTTTACGTCTTAGCAGGTTGAAGTTGAACCATTCCGGCTGGTGTTTCCGGTTGATTCGGGCGCTGCTTCCGGTTGCGCTTCTTGGTTTACTGGTTGGTTGTTCGTCGGCGGTTACCAAGCTGGAGACCTGGGAGGGAAATCCAGCCACAGCTGTGAATGCGTCTACGCTGAAGGCGCCGGGTGCTATCAGCGTAAGCCAGGTGAACGGGCGTGCGATGACCAATTATATGATGGATGACCTGGCGCTGGATTATGCGCTGCTCCCGGGTGAAAACGAAGTGGTCTTCACTTATAAAACTATCTGGGCCAAGCCCGGCGTTGTAGGCAATGGTGAGTCGAAAGTTTACGTGATTGAAAGCGAGCCGCAGGTCGTACGATTCGAGGCGAGCCCTGATGAGACCTATCGATTTGAATTTGACAAGCCGGAAACCCGGCGACAAGCAGAGCAGATGATGCCTGAGTTCTCCGCTTCCATTGTGAGCGCTGATGGCGGGATCCTCGCAACGTCTTCGGATTGGTCACCCTCAGACAGTACTTTGACAGTACGAACTCCCGTTCCGGGTGATCCGGGTGCAGACGACGGAGCTTTGTCTGATAGTGATATGAGTTCCCTGAACCGTTTGAAGGCAGTCTGGGCAACCGCTAATGACGAAGAGAAAAAAGCGTTTTTGCGTTGGGCGTTTGAGTAG
- the ispB gene encoding octaprenyl diphosphate synthase, which translates to MTAQRIYDTVADDFNRVNDLIIKQLSSDVPLVEKIAQYIIESGGKRLRPLLVLLACRAAGYSKDEHLKLAAVIEFLHTATLLHDDVVDTSDMRRGRSTANAKWGNAPSVLVGDFLYARAFEMMVELQSLPIMTVLSHATAVIAQGEVMQLTNVKNPDLTEDQYMQVIHNKTAMLFEAASHTGALLANADQTQEQALKDYGKHLGLAFQLVDDVLDYRGDAEAMGKNVGDDLAEGKTTLPLIHAMTHSKEEDRQLIRKAIRKGGLDDLPLILKLVESSGALEYTMERARAEATKASDTLKALAASPHKEALELLTQVAVARVS; encoded by the coding sequence ATGACAGCCCAGCGCATTTACGACACAGTGGCGGACGACTTCAACCGCGTTAATGACCTGATCATCAAACAGCTTTCTTCAGACGTTCCGCTGGTAGAAAAAATAGCCCAATACATCATCGAAAGCGGTGGCAAGCGCCTGAGACCCCTGCTGGTTTTACTTGCCTGCAGGGCTGCAGGCTATAGCAAAGACGAGCATCTCAAGCTGGCAGCTGTCATAGAGTTCCTGCATACCGCCACCCTCTTGCATGACGATGTGGTAGATACCTCTGATATGCGCCGGGGGCGGAGCACTGCCAACGCAAAATGGGGAAACGCCCCAAGCGTGCTGGTAGGTGATTTCCTTTACGCCCGTGCATTCGAGATGATGGTAGAGCTGCAAAGCCTTCCGATCATGACAGTTCTGTCCCACGCCACAGCAGTAATTGCCCAGGGCGAAGTCATGCAACTGACGAACGTAAAAAACCCGGACCTGACCGAAGATCAGTACATGCAGGTCATCCACAATAAAACTGCCATGCTTTTTGAGGCAGCCTCCCATACCGGAGCCTTACTCGCCAATGCAGACCAAACCCAGGAGCAGGCCCTTAAAGACTACGGCAAACATCTTGGCCTTGCCTTTCAGTTGGTGGACGATGTTCTGGATTATCGCGGCGATGCCGAAGCTATGGGCAAAAACGTCGGTGACGATCTGGCCGAAGGCAAAACCACCCTCCCCCTGATCCACGCCATGACCCACAGTAAAGAAGAAGACCGCCAACTCATTCGCAAAGCTATCCGTAAAGGCGGCCTGGATGACTTGCCACTAATCCTGAAACTCGTTGAGAGCTCCGGAGCTTTGGAGTACACCATGGAGCGGGCCAGGGCAGAGGCCACAAAAGCCTCAGACACCCTGAAAGCTCTTGCAGCCTCTCCGCACAAAGAAGCTCTGGAACTGCTTACTCAGGTTGCTGTCGCGCGAGTCAGCTAA
- the rplU gene encoding 50S ribosomal protein L21 encodes MYAVIVSGGKQHRVKEGETLKLEKLEVETGGNVEFDRVLLIADGDNFKVGAPVVDGAKVTAEVVSHGRHDKINIIKFRRRKHSMKRQGHRQWFTEVKITGIQG; translated from the coding sequence ATGTACGCAGTTATTGTTAGCGGTGGTAAACAGCACCGAGTGAAAGAAGGCGAAACTCTGAAGCTTGAAAAGCTGGAAGTGGAAACTGGCGGCAACGTTGAGTTTGACCGCGTTCTGCTGATCGCCGATGGCGACAATTTCAAAGTTGGCGCGCCGGTAGTTGATGGTGCCAAAGTGACTGCGGAAGTGGTAAGCCACGGTCGTCACGACAAGATCAATATCATCAAGTTCCGTCGTCGTAAGCACTCAATGAAGCGTCAGGGCCACCGTCAGTGGTTTACTGAAGTCAAGATCACGGGTATCCAGGGCTAA
- the ribE gene encoding 6,7-dimethyl-8-ribityllumazine synthase, producing the protein MADIKVIEGDFTQCSGRYALVVGRFNGFVVESLVSGAVDTLRRHGIADSDITIVRVPGAYEMPLAVKRVAETGGYSAIIALGAVIRGGTPHFEYVAGEASSGLGAVSLETDVPVTFGVLTVDSIEQAIERSGTKAGNKGAEAAITALEMVSLFNKLGE; encoded by the coding sequence ATGGCAGATATCAAAGTAATTGAAGGTGATTTTACCCAGTGCAGTGGTCGTTACGCGCTTGTGGTTGGGCGTTTTAACGGCTTTGTTGTGGAGAGCCTGGTAAGTGGTGCAGTTGACACCCTGCGTAGGCACGGTATTGCTGATAGTGATATCACCATTGTGCGGGTCCCCGGAGCCTATGAAATGCCGCTGGCTGTAAAGCGTGTTGCGGAAACGGGTGGATACAGCGCCATCATTGCACTGGGTGCGGTTATTCGGGGTGGAACTCCTCATTTTGAGTATGTTGCAGGCGAAGCCTCCAGCGGCCTTGGTGCGGTAAGTCTGGAAACAGACGTACCTGTGACCTTTGGTGTGCTGACTGTTGATTCTATCGAACAGGCAATCGAGCGCTCGGGCACCAAAGCCGGGAACAAAGGCGCTGAAGCGGCAATCACGGCGCTGGAAATGGTCAGCCTGTTCAATAAGCTGGGTGAGTAA
- a CDS encoding LysR substrate-binding domain-containing protein codes for MHAAITIDALRVLDAIDRKGSFAGAAGELFRVPSAISYTVQKLEEDLSVALFDRSGHRAVLTPAGRYLLNEGRTLLGAAENLAHSTRQVAQGWETRLRIGFNSLLPAECLFPAIKDFSALGVPVDVQITEEVFAGTWDALQSRRVDLIVGADDISKPAGNFTSHILGNMEFIFAVSPDHPLASAEEPLSEEVICGFPAAVAADTSRSLPAGNAGIFHRQRTLTGATIDHKIAIQKAGLGIGWLPKPRIKELLASGQLIEKQVCEPRQPISLQTARHADDKRKALTWFWKRLVEDPAVAEWLTD; via the coding sequence ATGCACGCAGCCATCACTATAGACGCCCTCCGGGTGCTCGACGCCATTGACCGCAAAGGTAGTTTTGCAGGTGCCGCCGGAGAGCTCTTCCGAGTGCCATCAGCCATTAGCTACACAGTGCAAAAGCTCGAAGAAGACCTGAGCGTAGCTCTGTTCGACCGAAGTGGACACAGGGCTGTACTTACTCCAGCAGGCCGTTACCTGCTAAATGAAGGCAGGACCCTCCTGGGTGCTGCCGAAAACCTCGCACATTCAACCCGGCAAGTTGCACAAGGCTGGGAAACCCGATTGCGCATCGGGTTCAATTCACTATTACCAGCGGAGTGCCTGTTCCCGGCCATCAAGGACTTCTCCGCACTGGGCGTTCCTGTCGACGTTCAAATTACAGAAGAGGTTTTTGCCGGCACATGGGATGCACTCCAAAGCCGCAGAGTAGATCTGATTGTCGGAGCCGACGACATCAGCAAGCCCGCCGGAAACTTTACCAGCCATATACTAGGCAACATGGAATTTATTTTTGCTGTCTCACCTGACCACCCACTGGCATCGGCAGAAGAGCCGTTAAGCGAAGAAGTGATCTGTGGCTTCCCGGCAGCGGTTGCCGCAGACACATCCCGCTCCCTGCCCGCTGGTAACGCCGGCATCTTTCACAGACAGCGTACGCTGACCGGTGCCACTATCGACCATAAAATTGCCATACAAAAAGCCGGCCTTGGCATAGGCTGGCTACCAAAACCTCGTATAAAGGAACTCCTGGCTTCTGGCCAGCTCATAGAGAAGCAAGTATGCGAACCCCGGCAACCCATTTCACTCCAGACCGCCAGGCACGCAGACGACAAACGTAAGGCTTTGACATGGTTCTGGAAAAGACTGGTTGAAGACCCTGCAGTGGCAGAATGGCTAACTGACTGA
- the nusB gene encoding transcription antitermination factor NusB, with amino-acid sequence MSDTEDTTSRPAPSGQPKAGDRRRARVLAMQGLYQRHFTKSPISDIEAEFMVDNDMTKVDTLYFRDVLRGVYRDQSELDRLIEPFLDRPLHEVDPVELAIVRVGAYELRHRLDVPYKVVINEGIELAKRFGGTDGHKFVNSVLDKLGRRLRLAETRPR; translated from the coding sequence ATGAGCGATACTGAAGATACAACATCCCGCCCGGCGCCATCCGGCCAGCCAAAAGCTGGTGATCGTCGCCGTGCCCGGGTTCTGGCAATGCAAGGGCTTTATCAGCGCCACTTTACCAAGAGCCCGATCTCGGATATTGAAGCCGAGTTCATGGTCGACAACGACATGACCAAGGTTGATACCCTGTACTTCCGTGACGTCCTGCGTGGGGTATATCGTGATCAGTCCGAACTGGACAGGCTGATTGAGCCGTTTCTCGATCGCCCTCTGCATGAGGTAGACCCGGTGGAGCTTGCGATTGTCCGCGTGGGTGCCTATGAACTGCGTCACCGCCTGGATGTACCTTACAAAGTGGTGATCAACGAAGGCATCGAGCTGGCTAAGCGTTTCGGAGGCACAGACGGGCACAAGTTTGTTAACAGCGTGCTGGACAAGCTGGGTCGGCGTTTGCGTCTTGCCGAGACCCGTCCTCGCTGA